In one Cupriavidus taiwanensis genomic region, the following are encoded:
- a CDS encoding formylglycine-generating enzyme family protein — MDGPRSGPRDSGNPGAGPAALAAERRGGGRAWLLAGLLGVGLAAGLGGSYWYLQERTAAAPAIVVGDGKNGPAGMVRVPGGEFLMGSDSKLAQPNEKPAHKVRVHAFWMDQHHVTNAEFRRFVEATGYVTTAERAPDWETLRVQLPPGTPRPPDSAMVAGGMVFVGTPRPVPLQDYSRWWRYVPGADWRHPTGPGSSIEGKDNHPVVQVSYEDAQAYARWAGKRLPTEAEWEFAARGGLEQATYAWGERFAPDGRQMANVWQGQQHQPFPVVSPKAGGALGTSPVGTFPPNGYGLADMTGNAWQWVADWYRADQFRREAGKAQPIRNPLGPLASWDPSEPGVPVNAPKRVTRGGSFLCNEDFCLSYRPSARRGTDPFNSMSHLGFRLVMDEGRWAEMQRRPAVAMAAPTSPAAR, encoded by the coding sequence ATGGACGGACCACGGAGCGGACCACGTGACAGCGGCAATCCCGGTGCGGGCCCGGCAGCCCTCGCGGCCGAACGGCGCGGCGGCGGGCGGGCGTGGCTGCTGGCGGGCCTGCTCGGGGTCGGGCTCGCGGCCGGCCTGGGCGGCAGCTACTGGTATCTGCAGGAGCGGACCGCGGCCGCGCCAGCGATTGTCGTCGGCGATGGCAAGAACGGTCCGGCCGGCATGGTGCGCGTGCCCGGCGGCGAGTTCCTGATGGGCAGCGACAGCAAGCTGGCACAGCCCAATGAAAAGCCGGCACACAAGGTGCGCGTGCATGCGTTCTGGATGGACCAGCACCACGTCACCAACGCGGAATTCCGCAGGTTCGTCGAAGCCACCGGCTATGTCACCACCGCCGAGCGCGCGCCCGACTGGGAAACGCTGCGCGTGCAGCTGCCGCCCGGCACGCCGCGCCCGCCCGACAGCGCCATGGTCGCGGGCGGCATGGTCTTCGTCGGCACGCCGCGCCCCGTGCCGCTGCAAGACTATTCGCGCTGGTGGCGCTATGTGCCCGGCGCCGACTGGCGCCATCCGACCGGCCCCGGCAGCTCGATCGAAGGCAAGGATAACCACCCGGTGGTGCAGGTCTCGTACGAAGACGCACAGGCCTATGCCAGGTGGGCCGGCAAGCGGCTGCCGACCGAGGCGGAATGGGAGTTCGCCGCGCGCGGCGGGCTGGAGCAGGCGACCTATGCCTGGGGCGAACGGTTTGCGCCGGACGGCAGGCAGATGGCCAATGTCTGGCAGGGCCAGCAGCACCAGCCCTTCCCGGTGGTCAGCCCCAAGGCCGGCGGCGCGCTCGGCACCAGCCCGGTCGGCACCTTTCCGCCCAACGGCTACGGCCTCGCCGACATGACCGGCAACGCCTGGCAGTGGGTCGCGGACTGGTACCGGGCCGACCAGTTCCGGCGCGAAGCCGGCAAGGCGCAGCCGATCCGGAACCCGCTGGGCCCGCTGGCGTCCTGGGACCCGTCCGAGCCGGGGGTGCCGGTCAACGCGCCCAAGCGCGTCACGCGCGGCGGCTCGTTCCTGTGCAACGAGGATTTCTGCCTGAGCTACCGCCCCAGCGCACGGCGCGGCACCGACCCCTTCAACAGCATGTCGCACCTCGGCTTCCGCCTGGTGATGGACGAGGGCCGCTGGGCTGAAATGCAGCGGCGGCCAGCGGTGGCAATGGCCGCACCGACCAGCCCGGCCGCGCGCTAA
- a CDS encoding arylsulfatase: MLRVEERMVRGRSSRLAMLAVAAVVVAVTGCDKKETPPKAQQPAAQAPATAPAPAAAAPAPGRENPPVATSAPVAAASAPALAAPATSGKKPNILVIFGDDVGQTNISAYSHGVVGYRTPNIDRIAQEGMLFTDYYGENSCTAGRSTFITGEVGLRTGLLKVGVPGAPVGLQAQNVTIAQALKPLGYATGQFGKNHLGDRNEYLPTAHGFDEFFGNLYHLNAEEEPERPYYPKNDQAWVKANAPRGVIRSFADGKVEDTGPLNRKRMETIDDETTAAAIGFMDKQVKADKPFFVWMNTTRMHVFTHVRESMRGQSGMPGNEYADGMIEHDGHVGKLLKALDDLKVADNTIVIYSTDNGPNQFSWPDAATTPFRSEKDTNWEGAFRVPAIIRWPGRIKPNTVSTTMISGLDWFPTLLAAAGDSDIKERLLKGASIGGKSFKVHLDGYNFMPYLTGQTNTGPRQDFFYFNDDGVLVAMRHNDWKFVFCEQRQPGGFQVWANPFTCLRVPKAFNLRMDPYERADVVSDQYYDWTAKNAYMISYASSRVAPFLQSFKDYPPSQRPASFTIDQMTEAVMSSLDKGAAGAK, translated from the coding sequence ATGCTCAGAGTTGAAGAACGCATGGTCAGAGGGCGGAGTTCCAGGCTGGCGATGCTGGCCGTGGCTGCCGTGGTGGTCGCGGTGACCGGCTGCGACAAGAAGGAAACCCCGCCCAAGGCGCAGCAGCCGGCGGCGCAGGCGCCCGCCACGGCGCCGGCACCGGCCGCGGCCGCGCCGGCACCCGGCAGGGAGAATCCCCCGGTCGCCACCAGCGCACCGGTTGCGGCGGCATCCGCGCCGGCGCTGGCGGCCCCGGCGACGTCCGGCAAGAAGCCGAACATCCTGGTTATTTTCGGCGACGACGTCGGCCAGACCAACATCAGCGCCTACAGCCACGGCGTGGTGGGCTACCGGACCCCGAATATCGACCGCATCGCCCAGGAAGGGATGCTCTTCACCGACTACTACGGCGAAAACAGCTGCACCGCCGGCCGCTCCACCTTCATTACCGGTGAGGTCGGGCTGCGCACGGGCCTGCTGAAGGTCGGCGTGCCGGGTGCGCCGGTGGGCCTGCAGGCGCAAAACGTGACCATTGCCCAGGCGCTGAAGCCGCTCGGCTATGCCACCGGCCAGTTCGGCAAGAACCACCTGGGCGACCGCAACGAGTACCTGCCCACCGCACATGGCTTTGACGAGTTCTTCGGCAACCTCTATCACCTGAATGCGGAAGAGGAACCCGAGCGGCCGTACTACCCGAAGAACGACCAGGCCTGGGTCAAGGCCAACGCACCGCGCGGTGTGATCCGCTCCTTTGCCGACGGCAAGGTGGAAGACACCGGGCCGCTGAACCGCAAGCGCATGGAGACCATCGATGACGAGACCACGGCGGCGGCGATCGGCTTCATGGACAAGCAGGTGAAGGCCGACAAGCCGTTCTTCGTGTGGATGAATACCACGCGCATGCACGTGTTCACCCACGTGCGCGAGTCGATGCGAGGGCAGAGCGGCATGCCCGGCAACGAGTATGCCGACGGCATGATCGAGCACGATGGCCACGTCGGCAAGCTGCTCAAGGCGCTCGACGACCTGAAGGTGGCCGACAACACCATCGTGATCTACAGCACGGACAACGGCCCCAACCAGTTCAGCTGGCCCGATGCCGCGACCACGCCGTTCCGCAGCGAGAAGGACACCAACTGGGAAGGCGCGTTCCGGGTGCCGGCCATCATCCGCTGGCCGGGCCGCATCAAGCCCAACACCGTGTCCACCACGATGATCTCCGGGCTCGACTGGTTCCCGACGCTGCTGGCCGCGGCCGGCGATTCCGATATCAAGGAGCGCCTGCTCAAGGGCGCCAGCATCGGCGGCAAATCGTTCAAGGTGCATCTGGACGGCTACAACTTCATGCCCTACCTGACCGGGCAGACCAATACCGGGCCGCGCCAGGATTTCTTCTACTTCAACGATGACGGCGTGCTGGTGGCGATGCGCCACAACGACTGGAAGTTCGTGTTCTGCGAGCAGCGCCAGCCGGGCGGTTTCCAGGTCTGGGCGAACCCGTTCACCTGCCTGCGCGTGCCCAAGGCGTTCAACCTGCGCATGGATCCGTATGAGCGCGCGGATGTGGTCTCCGACCAGTACTACGACTGGACCGCGAAGAACGCGTACATGATCAGTTATGCGTCCTCCCGCGTGGCACCGTTCCTGCAGAGCTTCAAGGACTATCCGCCCAGCCAGCGTCCGGCGAGCTTCACCATCGACCAGATGACCGAGGCGGTGATGTCGTCGCTCGACAAGGGCGCGGCCGGCGCCAAGTAG
- a CDS encoding HAD family hydrolase: MTMAAPPAILAGHTRKALAALALAGLALAGCSTPATAPAAPDAAAQSVQDTAAALPSWRDGAARQALLKFVADVTRPGSPGFVPPEERVAVFDNDGTLWSEQPLYFQFFFLLDQVRAAAPQHPEWRSNPAFKALMANDMQGLMRNEKQLAALVAKANSGMTVDEYDRTIRDWLAKSRHPRFNRPYTELVYQPQLELLSYLRANGFKTYIVSGGTIDFMRPWSQAIYGIPPEQVIGSSQAVRYQARDGKPVLVRDPKLDFIDDGPGKPVGIYRHIGRRPILAVGNSDGDLQMLEYTTGGDGPRLAVLVHHDDAEREFAYDRQSKVGKLDKALDAARARGWTVVSMKRDWQQVYPAGKP; encoded by the coding sequence ATGACCATGGCAGCGCCTCCCGCAATCCTTGCCGGCCACACACGCAAGGCCCTCGCCGCGCTGGCGCTGGCCGGCCTGGCGCTGGCCGGCTGCTCGACCCCCGCCACCGCGCCGGCTGCGCCGGATGCGGCCGCGCAGTCGGTGCAGGACACGGCAGCGGCGCTGCCATCGTGGCGCGACGGTGCGGCCCGGCAGGCGTTGCTGAAGTTCGTTGCCGACGTGACGCGGCCCGGCTCGCCCGGCTTCGTGCCGCCCGAGGAGCGCGTGGCCGTGTTCGACAACGACGGCACGCTGTGGAGCGAGCAGCCGCTGTACTTCCAGTTCTTCTTCCTGCTCGACCAGGTCCGCGCCGCGGCGCCGCAGCACCCGGAGTGGCGCAGCAACCCGGCCTTCAAGGCGCTGATGGCCAACGACATGCAGGGCCTGATGCGCAACGAGAAGCAACTGGCGGCGCTGGTCGCCAAGGCCAACAGCGGCATGACCGTGGACGAGTACGACCGCACCATCCGCGACTGGCTGGCGAAATCCCGGCATCCCAGGTTCAACCGGCCGTACACCGAACTGGTGTACCAGCCGCAGCTGGAATTGCTGTCCTACCTGCGCGCCAATGGCTTCAAGACCTACATCGTCTCGGGCGGCACCATCGATTTCATGCGGCCGTGGAGCCAGGCCATCTACGGCATCCCGCCCGAACAGGTGATCGGCTCCTCGCAGGCGGTGCGCTACCAGGCGCGCGACGGCAAGCCGGTGCTGGTGCGCGACCCCAAGCTGGACTTCATCGATGACGGACCGGGCAAGCCGGTCGGCATCTACCGCCATATCGGCCGCCGGCCGATCCTCGCCGTGGGCAATTCCGACGGCGACCTGCAGATGCTGGAGTACACCACGGGCGGCGACGGCCCGCGCCTGGCGGTGCTGGTGCATCACGACGATGCCGAGCGCGAGTTCGCCTATGACCGCCAGTCCAAGGTGGGCAAGCTCGACAAGGCCCTCGACGCGGCCCGCGCCAGGGGCTGGACGGTGGTCAGCATGAAGCGGGACTGGCAGCAGGTCTATCCGGCCGGCAAGCCATGA